A region of Dictyostelium discoideum AX4 chromosome 1 chromosome, whole genome shotgun sequence DNA encodes the following proteins:
- a CDS encoding IPT/TIG domain-containing protein, protein MVKYKIIISFLFFILYCNCFTFGSYTFDTKNWSTNGTLSSCVFYDFVNNDYYDLRAIVHNDHQGPYKASFPAELPGGIQTPYTMYFNPCFNDNVCPGGLSVGCMSYVQNSQKILNSVGSLSEPHSITLNSEGISIEYQSALLPSTTCASNGNRRTLVLFITCIPTETFKIIGTYNRRVLCEHTIYISSKLVCKDRGILFNQGLFYDLTPMKLLASTSHQITNSDQTQDILFNLFGNVNRCGTFGTSTLSYQSCILTVANKVIDYKLDSRYATSPKSVMVGSLSQPRTITFTNDVITIIYSSTTGFTECSSNGNKYSSKYILICDPFTEYYVDKFTLESQCIYQIKVYTKYACPTLRLFKQTQYYDLSPLMLDSTRNYTTSHITDGYEYNIVFNIGNKAQMCSDAFNDYYFACQYDPRYKSFNPLAKASLGQRVTFDLNQVKFEYTSPMSGCLRTFIIVLTCDENQHYQLVSTLESPACVYTVTIETKYVCESTIYYNRFDYTYYDITPIKTEKDSPNKIDIVVGGYPYRLFYGIGNTVDYCGEQVGSVPGVDYQACQYLSGLVIQVGSLKNTSMILNKDGISIYHTSPFDLTKVCQNTRYQRVNILNMVCDPTATNVVVSATETANNWACEYTIEIKTKYACSINYAPVLPVVGNPCLYSCTPPGALNPKAIVSVLLNLGVCFSEINKYGTGAQSLLNIFKDTWVSNHNGYDDWMGGQLYSLLLTGKPQSTISPYVISITHDNLCTYGADGLSKAKNSINDFLTITNDLLEISNRAVSLTVTKYTYSDGAITLSTHKLLSTSTGGLAIIKYKNLLCYYSIVPNLQTLIIGSYLLSCPYYSLPTITVHSLTPSIGKVGDTITINGQNLDTDIYDVYFNIIDDNSKIKATITSRTVNFVKVIVPNGFGNALVYTQNILNPTTSDKLSFSYPSPTIVKVISQPFSTGIINRFFVIGQNHRSLITNIVINPYIDNIEKEAIYCEIEKYCPSSSKIPSISGSAVGHPCIDSTVYSENSQFFDYSKYDVFVCIKSSLGVGSGIIKFPSQTFTFAYSYKAPLLYFVPPGIRIPTDGGSFQLDGKNFPPTQEIIDLGLNTPVIIWNNDNFVTFKGTNLANTNINWKSSKSILCVAPPGFGGPFIVTVTVGKQVSKTIYPSDLDENPTNYNLYYYPPAVVDISEVSTDGGEVIIKGTNFIPASLKDQINNQPIIGSPHSVEFNNVLSSSWTWIDSTHVKAIVQKGIGTISTIVNVGGQRSDLNPIPVNFYKRPELDNKKYENFANSDILITGSNFIPVGVSAGSSSSVKIGGIPCNSVTWVDSKSVICNVPIGTGDNLNIQVTVGGQQTELNDYFSYLGQCDFLCSDLSNLELAKVIGENKKDLKSTLLLTGVCLEQIEQYNFTDINDEIESSWIENSIIDDWTSGKFYNYFKSSESYSTVKTLAKYITPKNPCIYENKRVKNSLDYLFEINSDIFHLIELSISSKISYPDSPYETYFYESSSNPEYGLSIITFDSAICSFTESTIQDYQSGKVLQSCSIIPIINQVINPTTTLQAPYQYSLTIIGRLFDSSTRIFLSGYECPIIGNIATNQNDYIQTLSCSVPPEIESYSASQITFYNDYSENNIYNFLFYFKKSFFFKYPISTVTQIQYPSSGPIQMNSEIKVIGFNFFPYGITNPSIQVFIDDLELTDTIFGLTSINGVDSFSFIASGLGSLNLPMFINDDINLEFSFERPIINSILPTNGDYNTKVTINGNNFRKGQSVKIGDILVNDIEFISNQEIIASAPFGFISGLVVVYSDDQFSLEEISFSYTSPIIDQVILSNYESKLNTTGTNYFTVIGRGLGTYIAEQVDIIINQEFYASCEFDFCESLEIIEDIDIKDQGICQYLKYNKYQYINENFDILNCILTDSIGKDKSISIKISEFQNQTFTYSYYEPWIEKLTQNSSSANTDGGEVIVINGYNFLPFENLSPYYENNETIAQWLNQSEILIGESYLCQSINWTNSYELNCTIPPGIGVNHTIIVKVGLQSSNHTDYLYSYDSPNLDTINNSTGNETHYYSSTDGNNEIIITGYNFIPKELSDHYNQNENKTINSILLGKQYCNETIWINSTTVKCKPIAGIGSNYKIIIKVGNQDSNETVYFSYEKPILDLKNYTGSTNGNTEITITGINFIPKELADNNNFNQSENYIMIGDNKCNETIWINSTTVKCKPISGTGINHRVIITVGNQNSNETVYFSYDKPILDIKNYSSPTDGNTEITITGENFIPKELAENNNFNQSENYIMIGNNECNETIWINSTTVKCKPLAGIGSNYKIFIKVGNQDSNETVYFSYEMPILDLKNYTGSTNGNTEITITGINFIPKELADNNNFNQSENYIMIGDNKCNETTWINSTTVKCKPISGTGINHKVIITVGNQNSNETVYFSYDKPILDIKNYSSPTDGNTEITITGENFIENYNQEKHNENDNFVRIGENKCNETKWINSTTIKCKIIQGIGLDYKIVVTVANQQSNENVFFSYEKPMIDSKTLLASTSGSETIKITGTNFIPSTLVEHYNKEENKDNSINSVTINNEFCNDITWISSTELTCKPLAGVGTNHTIFILVGTQKSNEENSFSYKPPNIEEFKYYTAPTHSNKIITITGENFIPIELLSKDNSNSSVLIDNIKCEEIKWIDSTKVSCQVPVGQGKDLSIKVKIENQETEENQQFSYDKPFIQSINPNKGRCNQEVLITIQGDSFGKSDQLIKIGNNECQDIQFYPNHTFTCKVPIVENSIESIVLLNVGNQDSNDNITYKYYGPPEIKSIGLPSYLSFKGDDLITIIGNNFIEYDDGSDEIVKFNNEPTTIIENTETYIKIKTLSGDEFNVPIAVELNGQISNTDTSFVYSNPIIESVTPSSSSSKSNTNIIIKGHNLGYLTNTPKITIGSSNCLNIKTISPNEIHCIVMKSSAGTKQLTLTYESYQPTYSQFTHKNDDDSDSHDDDDDDHKNNNGPKNTILSILGGIIGAAASAAVSGFITSIFGGATSVATAAATATAAGTAVAAATTASTATAIAGAITEGVAVAFTGVSVIAATAGGVVITSIVTATAILISGGSTQSPTPTIAPTISPTPTPTDNYWVRCMVDYSRLTLQVDNLYGQDIVCIDGNGISSIFNESFSCKPDLINDGMICAQQHQDGTNSTTTFGNSTLICHIDSTKSCEISPPFIIPSDPIEDDEYSNILECQYNLIENSLSTHSNNSPLRCYNNETENYFIMNTTLSCSKDESLSQDKDTISCLADTDDTQIFFYKNSITCITDYPYYRCTMKSQPSQDDNIIPKPTLPPIPSIDDDSTCIYDSANSYSIDLQLTTGTNAKCPKNEKELRYDLSTSLTCTDYITLKNSTYSISYSNYICIKTK, encoded by the exons atggtaaaatataaaataataatatcatttttattttttattttatattgcAATTGTTTCACATTTGGTAGTTACACATTTGATACAAAAAATTGGTCAACAAATGGTACACTATCATCATGtgttttttatgattttgtaaataacgattattatgatttaagAGCTATTGTCCACAATGATCATCAAGGTCCTTACAAAGCAAGTTTTCCTGCCGAACTTCCTGGTGGAATTCAAACACCTTATACAATGTATTTTAATCCttgttttaatgataatgtgTGTCCAGGTGGTCTTTCAGTAGGTTGTATGAGTTATGTGCAAAATTCACAAAAAATTCTTAATTCCGTTGGTTCACTTTCAGAGCCACATTCTATAACATTAAATTCAGAAGGTATTTCTATTGAATATCAATCAGCTCTTttaccatcaacaacatGTGCCTCTAATGGTAACCGTAGAACtttggttttatttattacttgTATCCCAACCgaaacatttaaaattattggtaCTTATAACAGAAGAGTATTATGTGAACATACAATTTATATATCTTCAAAATTAGTTTGTAAAGATAGaggaatattatttaatcaagGTCTATTTTATGATTTAACACCAATGAAATT ATTAGCAAGCACTTCACACCAAATTACCAACAGTGACCAAACACAAGATATTCTCTTTAATTTATTCGGAAATGTAAATAGATGTGGTACTTTCGGTACATCAACATTAAGTTATCAATCATGTATTTTAACAGTTGCTAATAAAGTGATCGATTATAAACTAGATTCAAGATATGCAACATCACCAAAATCAGTTATGGTAGGATCTCTCAGTCAACCAAGAACAATTACATTTACAAATGATGTAATAACCATAATTTATAGTTCAACAACTGGTTTCACAGAATGCTCATCAAATGGTAACAAATATTCATCAAagtatattttaatttgtgatCCATTCACAGAATATTATGTAGATAAATTTACATTAGAATCACAATGTATTTATCAAATTAAGGTTTATACTAAATACGCATGTCCAACATTACGTTTATTCAAACAAACACAATATTATGACCTTTCACCATTGATGTT ggATTCAACAAGAAATTATACAACAAGTCATATTACAGACGGATATGAGTATAATATTGTATTCAATATTGGTAATAAAGCACAAATGTGTAGCGATGCAtttaatgattattattttgctTGTCAATATGATCCACGttataaaagttttaatcCACTTGCAAAGGCAAGTTTAGGTCAAAGAGtaacatttgatttaaatcaagTTAAATTCGAATATACTTCACCAATGTCAGGTTGTTTAAgaacttttattattgttttaacTTGTGATGAAAACCAACATTATCAATTAGTTTCAACTTTAGAATCTCCTGCATGTGTATATACAGTAACAATTGAAACTAAATATGTATGTGAATCAACAATTTATTACAATAGATTCGACTATACATATTATGATATTACTCCAATAAAAAC agAAAAAGATAGTCCaaataaaatagatattgttgttggtggatATCCATATAGA CTTTTTTATGGTATCGGTAATACTGTTGATTATTGCGGAGAACAAGTGGGATCAGTCCCTGGTGTAGATTATCAAGCTTGTCAATATCTCAGTGGTCTTGTTATTCAAGTCggtagtttaaaaaatacatcAATGATTCTTAATAAGGATGGTATAAGTATATATCATACCTCACCATTCGATTTAACCAAAGTGTGCCAAAATACAAGATATCAAAGAGtaaacattttaaatatGGTATGTGATCCAACAGCAACAAATGTTGTGGTCAGCGCTACTGAGACTGCCAACAATTGGGCATGTGAATATACAATcgaaattaaaactaaatatGCATGTTCAATTAATTATGCACCAGTATTACCAGTTGTTGGAAATCCATGTTTATACAGTTGTACACCACCAGGTGCTTTAAATCCAAAAGCTATAGTTAGtgtacttttaaatttaggtGTTTGTTTCTCAGAGATTAATAAATATGGTACAGGTGCACAATCATTacttaatatatttaaagatACTTGGGTTTCAAATCACAATGGGTATGATGATTGGATGGGTGGACAACTTTATTCACTATTATTAACAGGTAAACCACAGTCAACAATTTCACCATATGTTATTTCAATTACACATGATAATTTATGTACATATGGTGCCGATGGGTTAAGTAAAGcaaaaaattcaatcaatgatTTTCTTACTATTACAAATGATCTtcttgaaatttcaaatcgTGCAGTTAGTTTAACCGTTACCAAATATACATATTCAGATGGAGCAATTACATTATCAACACATAAACttttatcaacatcaactgGAGGTCTtgcaattattaaatacaaaAATTTGCTATGCTACTATTCAATAGTCCCAAATTTACAAACTTTAATTATTGGGAGTTATTTGCTTTCTTGCCCATATTATTCACTACCAACTATTACAGTGCACAGTTTAACACCATCAATAGGGAAAGTTGGAGATACTATCACAATTAATGGTCAAAATTTAGATACAGATATATATGATGTTTATTTCAACATTATTGATGACAACAGTAAAATTAAAGCAACAATAACATCAAGAACCgtaaattttgtaaaagtAATTGTTCCAAATGGTTTTGGTAATGCATTAGTCTACACTCAAAATATACTTAATCCAACTACCTCCGATAAACTTTCATTTTCATATCCATCACCAACGATTGTCAAAGTAATTAGTCAACCATTTAGTACAGGTATCATCAATAGATTCTTTGTTATTGGTCAAAACCATCGTTCTTTAATAAccaatattgttattaatccATACAtcgataatattgaaaaagaagcAATTTATTGTGAAATTGAAAAGTATTGTCCAAGTTCATCAAAAATTCCATCGATTTCAGGATCAGCAGTAGGTCATCCATGTATTGATTCAACAGTTTACTCTGAGAATTCCCAGTTTTTCGATTATTCCAAGTATGATGTTTTTGTTTGTATCAAATCATCATTAGGTGTTGGAAGTGGTATCATTAAATTCCCATCACAAACATTTACATTTGCATACTCTTATAAAGCACCTCTCTTATATTTTGTACCACCTGGCATTCGTATTCCAACTGATGGTGGTAGTTTTCAATTGGATGGTAAAAACTTTCCGCCAACACAAGAAATCATTGATCTCGGTTTAAACACACCTGTAATCATTTggaataatgataattttgttACATTCAAAGGAACAAATCTTGCAAATACCAATATCAATTGGAAGAGTTCGAAATCGATTTTATGTGTTGCACCACCTGGTTTCGGTGGACCATTCATCGTTACAGTAACTGTCGGTAAACAAGTGTCAAAGACTATATATCCAAGTGATTTAGATGAAAATCcaacaaattataatttatattattatcccCCAGCAGTTGTTGACATATCAGAAGTTTCAACTGATGGTGGTGAAGTTATAATAAAAGGTACAAATTTTATTCCAGCCTCGCTTAAagatcaaattaataatcaaccaATAATCGGTTCACCTCATTCAGTAGAgtttaataatgttttatCTTCATCATGGACATGGATTGATTCAACACATGTAAAAGCCATCGTACAAAAAGGTATTGGTACAATCTCTACAATTGTAAATGTTGGTGGTCAAAGATCtgatttaaatccaattcctgtaaatttttacaaaagACCTGAActagataataaaaaatatgaaaactTTGCAAATAGtgatattttaataactGGTTCTAATTTTATACCAGTTGGTGTTTCAGCAGGTTCATCAAGTTCTGTCAAAATCGGAGGTATTCCCTGTAACTCTGTAACATGGGTAGATTCAAAATCTGTTATTTGTAATGTGCCAATTGGAACtggtgataatttaaatatccaAGTAACAGTTGGAGGTCAACAAACCgaattaaatgattatttcTCATATTTAGGGCAATGCGATTTCCTCTGTAgcgatttatcaaattta GAATTAGCAAAAGTTATTggggaaaataaaaaagatttaaagagTACTCTTTTATTAACAGGTGTATGTTTAGAACAAATTGAGCAATATAATTTCACAGatattaatgatgaaattgaatcaagTTGGATTGAAAACTCAATTATTGATGATTGGACAAGTGGTAAATTCTATAACTATTTCAAATCATCAGAATCATACTCAACAGTTAAAACACTTGCAAAATATATTACACCAAAGAATCCATGtatttatgaaaataaaagagTAAAGAATTCATTAGATTACCTTTTTGAAATCAATTCAGATATTTTCCATTTAATTGAactttcaatttcatcaaaaaTCAGTTATCCAGATTCACCATATGAAACTTATTTCTATGAATCATCAAGCAACCCAGAGTATGGTCTTTCAATTATTACATTTGATTCAGCAATTTGTAGCTTTACAGAATCAACTATTCAAGACTATCAAAGTGGAAAAGTATTACAATCATGTTCAATCATTCCAATTATAAATCAAGTAATTaatccaacaacaacacttCAAGCACCATATCAATATTCACTTACAATAATTGGTAGATTATTTGATAGTTCAACTAGAATATTCTTATCAGGTTATGAATGTCCAATCATTGGTAATATCGCTACTAATCAAAATGATTATATTCAAACTCTTAGTTGTTCAGTACCACCAGAAATCGAATCATACTCGGCCTCTCAAATTACTTTTTACAATGATTatagtgaaaataatatatataatttcttgttttattttaaaaaatcattcttttttaaatatccaaTTTCAACAGTAACTCAAATTCAATACCCATCAAGTGGTCCAATTCAAATGAATTCTGAAATTAAAGtaattggttttaatttcttccCATATGGTATTACAAATCCAAGCATTCAAGTTTTTATTGATGATCTTGAATTAACTGATACTATATTTGGATTAACAAGCATAAATGGAGttgattcattttcatttattgcTTCTGGTTTAGGTTCTTTAAA TTTACCGATGTTTATAAACGATGATATTAATTTAGAATTCTCATTTGAAAgaccaattattaatagtatATTACCAACAAATGGAGATTACAATACAAAAGTTAcaattaatggtaataattttagaaaagGTCAATCAGTAAAAATTGGAGACATATTAGtaaatgatattgaattCATTTCAAACCAAGAGATTATTGCTTCAGCACCATTTGGATTTATTAGTGGACTTGTAGTTGTTTATTCAGATGATCAATTCAGTTTAGAAGAAATATCATTTAGTTATACTTCACCAATTATAGACCAAGTTATTCTTTCAAATTatgaatcaaaattaaacACAACAGGTACAAATTATTTCACAGTAATAGGTAGAGGTTTAGGTACATACATTGCAGAACAAGTcgatattattatcaatcaaGAGTTTTATGCAAGTTGCGAATTCGATTTCTGTGAAAGTTTAGAAATTATTGAAGATATAGATATAAAAGATCAAGGAATTtgtcaatatttaaaatataataaatatcaatataTCAATGAAAACTTTGATATATTAAATTGTATTTTAACCGATTCGATTGGTAAAGATAAATCAATCAGTATCAAAATTTCAGAATTCCAAAACCAAACTTTCACCTACTCTTATTATGAACCATGgattgaaaaattaacacAAAACTCTTCATCAGCAAACACTGATGGTGGTGAAGTTATCGTTATAAATGGTTACAACTTTTTACCATTCGAAAATTTAAGTCCATACTATGAAAACAATGAAACTATTGCACAATGGTTAAATCAATCAGAAATATTAATTGGTGAAAGCTATCTTTgtcaatcaattaattggaCCAATTCCTATGAATTAAATTGTACAATCCCACCAGGAATTGGTGTTAATCATACAATCATTGTAAAAGTAGGCCTTCAATCATCAAATCATACTGATTATTTGTATTCTTACGATTCACCAAACCTTGATACAATCAATAACTCCACTGGAAATGAAACACATTACTATTCTTCAACAGATGGTaacaatgaaattataataacagGTTATAACTTTATTCCAAAAGAGTTATCAGATCATTACAACcagaatgaaaataaaaccatAAATTCAATACTATTAGGTAAACAATATTGTAATGAAACTATTTGgattaattcaacaacagTCAAATGTAAACCAATAGCAGGTATCGGGTcaaattacaaaattatcattaaagtTGGTAATCAAGATTCAAACGAAACCGTTTACTTCTCATATGAGAAGccaattttagatttaaagaattacACAGGTTCAACAAATGGTAATACTGAAATTACAATAACAGGTATCAACTTTATTCCAAAAGAATTAgcagataataataatttcaatcaaTCAGAGAACTATATAATGattggtgataataaatGTAACGAAACTATTTGGATCAACTCAACAACAGTTAAATGTAAACCAATATCAGGTACTGGTATCAATCATAGAGTTATAATAACAGTTGGTAATCAAAACTCAAATGAAACGGTCTACTTTTCATAtgataaaccaattttagatattaaaaaCTATAGTAGTCCAACTGATGGCAATACTGAAATCACAATAACAGGTGAAAACTTTATTCCAAAAGAATTAgcagaaaataataatttcaatcaaTCAGAGAACTATATAATgattggtaataatgaatGTAATGAAACTATTTGGATCAATTCAACAACAGTTAAATGTAAACCGTTAGCAGGTATCGGGTcaaattacaaaattttcattaaagtTGGTAATCAAGATTCAAATGAAACCGTTTACTTCTCATATGAGATGccaattttagatttaaagaattacACAGGTTCAACAAATGGTAATACTGAAATTACAATAACAGGTATCAACTTTATTCCAAAAGAATTAgcagataataataatttcaatcaaTCAGAGAACTATATAATGattggtgataataaatGTAATGAAACTACTTGGATCAATTCAACAACAGTTAAATGTAAACCAATATCAGGTACTGGTATCAATCATAAAGTTATCATAACAGTTGGTAATCAAAACTCAAATGAAACGGTCTACTTTTCATAtgataaaccaattttagatattaaaaaCTATAGTAGTCCAACTGATGGAAATACTGAAATCACAATTACAGGTGAAAactttattgaaaattataatcaaGAAAAacataatgaaaatgataatttcgTTAGAATTGGTGAAAATAAATGTAATGAAACAAAGTGGATAAATTCGACAACAATTAAATGTAAAATAATTCAAGGTATTGGTTTAGATTATAAAATAGTTGTAACAGTTGCCAATCaacaatcaaatgaaaatgtttTCTTTTCATATGAAAAACCAATGATTGACAGTAAAACACTATTAGCATCAACCAGTGGCAGtgaaactattaaaattacagGTACTAATTTCATTCCATCAACTTTAGTAGAACATTACAAcaaagaagaaaataaagataactCAATAAATTCAGTTACTATCAATAACGAGTTTTGTAATGATATTACATGGATTAGCTCAACAGAACTAACATGTAAACCATTAGCAGGAGTTGGAACCAATCATACTATATTCATTTTGGTTGGAActcaaaaatcaaatgaagaaAACTCATTCTCATATAAACCTCCGAATATTGAAGAGTTTAAATACTACACAGCACCAACACATtccaataaaattattactataactGGTGAAAACTTTATTCCAAtcgaattattatcaaaagacAACAGCAATAGTTCAGTACttattgataatataaaatgtGAAGAAATCAAATGGATTGATTCAACAAAAGTTTCATGTCAAGTTCCAGTAGGTCAAGGTAAAGATTTATCGATTaaagttaaaattgaaaatcaagaaactgaagaaaatcaacaattttCATATGATAAACCATTtattcaatcaatcaatccaAATAAAGGAAGATGTAATCAAGAAGTATTAATTACAATTCAAGGTGATAGTTTTGGAAAGAGTGATCaactaattaaaattggtaataacGAATGTCAAGATATTCAATTCTATCCAAATCATACATTTACATGTAAAGTTCCAATCGTGGagaattcaattgaatccattgttttattaaatgttgGCAATCAAGATTCAAACGATAACATTACATATAAATACTATGGACCACcagaaattaaaagtattGGTTTACCATCATATCTTTCATTCAAAggtgatgatttaattacaATCATTGGTAATAACTTTATAGAATATGATGATGGATCTGatgaaattgttaaatttaataatgaaccaACAACTATCATTGAAAACACAGAAACatacattaaaattaaaactctTAGTGGTGATGAATTTAATGTACCAATTGCTGTAGAATTAAATGGTCAAATAAGTAATACAGATACTTCATTCGTTTACTCAAATCCAATAATTGAAAGTGTAACACCATCATCAAGTAgctcaaaatcaaatactaatatcatcattaaagGACATAATCTTGGGTATTTAACAAACACTCCCAAAATTACAATTGGAAGTagtaattgtttaaatatcAAAACTATATCTCCAAATGAAATTCATTGCATCGTTATGAAATCAAGCGCAGGCACTAAACAATTAACATTAACCTATGAAAGTTATCAACCAACCTATTCACAATTCACTCACAAAAACGATGATGACAGTGATAGccacgatgatgatgatgatgaccataaaaacaataatggACCAAAAAACACCATATTAAGTATTCTTGGAGGTATAATTGGAGCAGCAGCATCAGCAGCCGTAAGTGGATTTATAACAAGCATTTTCGGTGGTGCGACATCAGTAGCCACAGCagcagcaacagcaacagcagcAGGTACTGCGGTAGCAGCAGCAACTACAGCGTCAACAGCAACAGCTATTGCCGGTGCAATTACCGAAGGTGTTGCAGTGGCCTTTACAGGGGTATCAGTAATAGCAGCAACAGCAGGTGGTGTTGTTATTACTTCAATTGTAACAGCAACAGCCATCCTTATTTCAGGTGGAAGTACACAATCACCAACTCCAACCATAGCTCCAACTATTTCACCAACTCCAACGCCAACCGATAACTATTGGGTAAGATGTATGGTCGATTATTCAAGATTAACTTTACAAGTCGATAATCTTTACGGTCAAGATATAGTATGTATTGATGGTAATggaatttcatcaattttcAACGAATCATTCTCTTGTAAACCTGATCTTATTAACGATGGTATGATATGTGCTCAACAACATCAAGATggaacaaattcaacaaccacATTTGGTAATTCAACATTAATTTGTCATATTGACTCAACAAAATCATGTGAAATTTCACCACCATTCATCATACCATCCGATCcaattgaagatgatgaatattcaaatattCTAGAATGTCAATATAATCTCattgaaaattcattatcaacaCACTCTAATAATAGTCCACTAAGAtgttataataatgaaactgAAAATTACTTCATTATGAATACTACACTTTCATGCTCAAAAGATGAATCATTAAGTCAAGATAAAGATACGATTTCTTGTTTAGCAGATACAGATGACACTCAAATCTTTTTCTATAAGAACTCAATTACATGCATTACAGATTATCCATACTATAGATGTACAATGAAATCTCAACCATCACAAGATGATAACATAATTCCAAAACCAACATTACCACCAATTCcatcaattgatgatgattccaCATGTATTTATGATTCAGCCAATTCATATTCAATAGATCTCCAACTAACGACTGGAACTAATGCTAAATGtccaaaaaatgaaaaagaactTCGTTATGATCTTTCAACTTCTCTAACATGCACTGATTATATCACACTTAAAAACTCCACTTATTCAATTTCATATTCAAATTACATTTgcattaaaacaaaataa